Proteins from a single region of Chryseobacterium scophthalmum:
- a CDS encoding SusC/RagA family TonB-linked outer membrane protein gives MSLIIKQKNFKPLIAPLFLLASGFMFGQKAVSDSAKTDTKDIEEVVVIGYGKVKKSDLTGSVSSVSAKDLAATPAMNALQALQGRAAGLNIVTAGGAPGATANVTVRGGASITQGTEPLYIVDGFQLDNALNIINPNDIESIDVLKGASAIAIYGARGSNGIIVIKTKSGKKGRTTIQYNSFMAFDMLSKKLDMVSNPEQYVKYQYEMAQLQGKTTQWSNVFDNSLGIDSPGFYTGAFNRISNRYGSENGLDWQEKMLGGTGLTQNHNVSVSAGTDKTQAFISYNYNKQDGLLQNFSETRNSLRANINSELYKGIRLDFSSMFTSNSTNGGGAYSGMKKILLQPITGGTLFTQDQLFNTQTFADYSSLDSSFDTENPYIETAASTQNRRARTFLANVGLEFDLLKDFTFRTAGSYNWTNSKSTAFSDKNSRAFLTDPVNTGINGSIANSEAYRYQITNTLTYNKTLGEKHKLTGLIGNEIIYQENESNSIRLIKFPTILNFGLDDIKLGTIASQDSDRDPNALISYFGRVNYNYDNRYLLTATIRRDGSSKFGPDKKWGTFPSVAAAWRVSEESLWKNSKIENYINDLKFRFEYGIVGNNSIPNNVFRTNVVGTDYPLNNTIGNLALMTSSVLGNRIVQWEEMRSTNVGVDLALFNNRIKLTSEWYNNNVSGMLLETVLPASTGYKSQFVNVGSMKNTGMEFTLNSINIKSENFRWSTDANVGFNKSKVLSLDEGRNFRNFSVGSNRAGMVTYYATVGEELGDMYGYVYQGIYTTDDFTQAGNGTLTLKPGVVKPASGTPKPGDIKFAADNEAGDQFTRKLVKIGNGTPDFIGGISNNFSYKGFDLAVFLKFSVGGDVYNATKHSMSPYAMFQNVPSEFGDNYYHVIDPNTGQAATSLVRLKELNPNEDSSLWSLGTTNSSYITYPSSYYVEDGSYLRVSMVTLGYSFSKEFLSHIKLTNARIYATVNNLATITGYSGFDPEVSAASGVTVTPGYDNSSFPRSRSYVLGINLTF, from the coding sequence ATGTCTTTAATAATTAAACAGAAGAATTTTAAGCCACTTATCGCACCGCTATTTTTGCTTGCGTCTGGCTTTATGTTCGGACAAAAGGCAGTAAGTGATTCTGCCAAAACAGATACTAAAGATATCGAAGAAGTGGTAGTGATCGGATACGGAAAAGTAAAAAAGTCTGACCTTACCGGATCTGTATCTTCAGTATCTGCGAAAGATTTAGCAGCTACACCGGCAATGAATGCTTTGCAGGCATTACAGGGAAGAGCTGCAGGATTAAATATTGTAACGGCAGGTGGTGCTCCTGGAGCTACTGCTAATGTAACTGTTCGTGGTGGTGCTTCTATTACTCAGGGGACAGAGCCGTTGTATATTGTAGATGGTTTTCAGTTGGATAATGCATTAAATATTATCAATCCGAATGATATTGAAAGTATTGATGTCTTAAAAGGTGCTTCTGCAATCGCAATCTATGGAGCTCGTGGATCCAACGGTATTATTGTTATTAAAACGAAGAGTGGAAAAAAAGGAAGAACTACCATTCAGTATAACTCTTTTATGGCATTTGATATGCTTTCGAAGAAATTGGATATGGTTTCAAATCCTGAACAATATGTGAAGTATCAGTACGAAATGGCACAACTGCAGGGAAAAACAACCCAATGGAGTAATGTTTTTGATAATAGCTTAGGGATAGATTCGCCAGGATTTTATACAGGTGCTTTTAACAGAATCAGCAATCGATACGGATCTGAAAATGGTTTAGACTGGCAAGAAAAAATGCTTGGCGGAACTGGGTTGACTCAGAATCATAACGTAAGTGTTTCTGCAGGTACAGATAAAACTCAGGCATTTATCAGTTACAATTACAATAAACAGGATGGTTTATTACAAAATTTTAGCGAAACACGAAACTCATTGCGTGCGAATATCAATTCAGAATTGTACAAAGGGATACGTTTAGATTTCAGTTCAATGTTTACTTCCAATTCTACAAACGGTGGTGGAGCATATTCAGGAATGAAAAAAATACTTCTGCAGCCTATTACGGGAGGAACATTATTCACACAGGATCAGTTATTTAATACACAGACCTTTGCGGATTATTCAAGTTTAGATTCTTCTTTTGATACAGAAAACCCGTATATAGAAACGGCGGCATCTACTCAAAACAGAAGAGCCAGAACATTTTTGGCGAATGTAGGTCTTGAGTTTGATTTGTTGAAAGACTTTACATTCAGAACTGCAGGGTCTTATAACTGGACAAATAGTAAATCTACTGCATTCTCAGATAAAAACTCTCGTGCATTTCTTACAGATCCTGTTAACACAGGAATCAACGGAAGTATTGCAAATTCTGAAGCATATAGATATCAAATCACCAATACATTAACTTACAATAAAACTTTAGGAGAAAAACATAAACTGACTGGTTTAATTGGTAATGAAATTATTTATCAGGAAAACGAAAGCAATAGCATAAGACTGATAAAATTTCCAACTATTCTGAATTTTGGCTTAGATGACATAAAATTAGGTACAATTGCTAGCCAAGATTCAGATAGAGATCCCAATGCTCTGATTTCTTATTTTGGACGTGTAAATTATAACTATGATAATCGCTACTTATTAACTGCAACGATCCGTAGAGACGGCTCATCAAAATTTGGTCCTGATAAAAAATGGGGGACATTCCCTTCTGTAGCTGCAGCTTGGAGAGTTTCAGAAGAAAGTTTGTGGAAAAATTCTAAAATTGAAAATTATATTAATGATCTGAAATTCAGATTCGAATATGGAATTGTAGGAAATAATAGCATACCAAACAACGTTTTCAGAACCAATGTAGTGGGGACTGATTATCCATTAAATAATACTATTGGTAACTTAGCCTTAATGACAAGCAGTGTTTTGGGTAACCGTATTGTACAATGGGAAGAAATGCGATCTACTAACGTAGGTGTTGATCTTGCATTATTTAACAACAGAATTAAATTAACTTCTGAATGGTACAATAACAACGTAAGCGGAATGTTATTGGAAACTGTACTTCCAGCATCTACAGGATATAAAAGTCAATTTGTGAATGTCGGTTCTATGAAAAATACCGGTATGGAATTTACATTAAATTCAATCAATATAAAATCTGAAAATTTCAGATGGTCTACCGACGCTAATGTAGGTTTCAATAAATCAAAAGTATTATCTCTTGATGAAGGAAGAAATTTCAGAAATTTCAGTGTAGGAAGCAACAGAGCAGGTATGGTAACCTATTATGCTACGGTTGGAGAAGAATTAGGAGATATGTACGGATATGTTTATCAGGGTATTTATACAACTGATGACTTTACTCAGGCTGGAAACGGAACATTAACTCTAAAACCGGGAGTTGTAAAACCGGCTTCAGGAACTCCAAAACCGGGGGATATTAAGTTTGCTGCAGATAATGAAGCGGGAGATCAGTTTACAAGAAAATTGGTAAAAATTGGAAATGGTACTCCTGATTTTATTGGAGGTATTAGCAATAACTTTTCTTACAAAGGTTTTGATCTTGCGGTATTTTTGAAATTCAGTGTAGGTGGTGATGTTTATAATGCAACCAAGCACAGCATGAGTCCGTATGCAATGTTCCAGAATGTACCTTCAGAATTCGGAGATAACTATTATCATGTGATCGATCCTAATACAGGACAGGCTGCAACAAGTTTAGTGAGATTAAAAGAGCTTAATCCTAATGAAGATTCTAGCCTTTGGAGCTTAGGAACTACGAATTCAAGCTACATCACTTATCCTTCATCATATTACGTAGAAGATGGTTCTTATTTGAGAGTTTCTATGGTAACATTGGGGTATTCTTTTTCTAAAGAATTTTTAAGTCATATTAAGTTAACCAATGCACGTATCTATGCAACAGTGAATAACTTAGCAACCATTACGGGATATTCAGGATTTGACCCGGAAGTCTCTGCGGCAAGCGGTGTTACCGTTACACCTGGTTATGACAACTCTTCATTCCCAAGATCTAGAAGTTATGTTTTAGGGATCAATCTTACTTTTTAA